Proteins found in one Magnolia sinica isolate HGM2019 chromosome 5, MsV1, whole genome shotgun sequence genomic segment:
- the LOC131245382 gene encoding EP1-like glycoprotein 2, whose product MATLRSPFLFFSFFLSLSIFAIVTEAQVPTAQQFKWVNQGEMGDYVTEYGAFYRQVTVSGFSSFPFRVCFYNTTPNAHVFAIRMGTSRGEAIMRWVWDANRNDPVRENATLTFGQNGNLILADVDGRVVWQTNTANKGVTGIRLLSTGNLVLHDKNGRFLWQSFDHPTDTLLVGQSVRLAGTKKLISRTSNVDGSDGQYSLEIVRNGFVMFMDYSGTPLQYGGWGREPNLEAVTFVSQKDNIDDAFFLRLDFVANGSASGGFDLVRLNYNNTYSFLRLGSDGNLRTFTYYEKVVEGAWMPTFAYFSGDFDTFPFYDFGYDRRCGLPKKCGSLGLCREGMCVACPQRQAMLGWSEKCSPPKLPSSSCKASASVDYYKIDGAEHFLSRNVEGVGPMKVEECREKCSKDCKCVGYFYWKETSKCWAVPFLGTIRKVEESSHTAYIKFSK is encoded by the coding sequence ATGGCTACTCTACGCTCTCcatttctctttttctccttctttctctcactttctATCTTTGCCATCGTCACTGAAGCCCAAGTCCCTACTGCACAGCAATTCAAATGGGTGAACCAAGGCGAAATGGGTGACTATGTAACCGAATATGGCGCCTTCTATCGCCAGGTGACCGTCAGTGGCTTCTCCAGTTTCCCTTTCAGGGTCTGCTTCTACAACACTACCCCAAATGCACATGTCTTCGCCATCCGCATGGGAACCTCACGCGGCGAAGCCATCATGCGCTGGGTCTGGGATGCTAACCGCAACGATCCCGTCCGTGAAAATGCCACTCTCACCTTCGGCCAGAATGGCAATCTCATCCTTGCTGATGTAGACGGCCGGGTCGTCTGGCAAACCAATACAGCCAACAAAGGCGTCACTGGAATTAGGCTTCTCTCCACTGGGAATCTAGTCCTTCATGACAAGAACGGTAGGTTCTTGTGGCAGAGCTTCGACCATCCTACTGACACCCTCCTAGTAGGCCAGTCAGTTCGATTGGCTGGTACCAAGAAGCTCATCAGCCGCACATCGAACGTGGACGGCTCTGATGGGCAGTATAGCTTGGAGATAGTTCGTAACGGGTTCGTCATGTTCATGGATTACTCCGGTACGCCTCTCCAGTATGGAGGTTGGGGGAGGGAGCCTAATCTTGAAGCGGTCACCTTCGTAAGCCAAAAGGATAATATAGATGATGCATTCTTCCTAAGGTTGGATTTCGTAGCTAATGGGAGTGCCTCAGGTGGATTCGATTTGGTTAGGCTGAATTACAATAACACGTATTCATTCCTACGGTTGGGATCGGACGGTAATCTGAGGACGTTCACATACTATGAGAAGGTTGTGGAAGGTGCATGGATGCCAACGTTTGCATATTTCTCAGGTGACTTTGATACGTTCCCATTCTATGATTTCGGCTACGATAGGAGGTGTGGATTGCCGAAGAAGTGCGGTTCGCTTGGGTTGTGCCGAGAAGGAATGTGCGTCGCGTGCCCTCAGCGCCAAGCCATGTTGGGGTGGAGCGAGAAGTGCTCACCTCCAAAGCTCCCATCGTCGTCATGCAAGGCTAGTGCAAGCGTCGATTACTATAAGATCGATGGTGCAGAACACTTCTTGAGTAGGAATGTGGAGGGAGTGGGGCCTATGAAGGTGGAAGAGTGCAGGGAGAAATGCAGCAAGGATTGCAAGTGTGTAGGGTACTTCTATTGGAAGGAGACTTCCAAGTGCTGGGCTGTTCCTTTCCTTGGTACAATCAGGAAAGTGGAAGAGTCATCCCACACTGCCTATATCAAGTTCTCTAAATAG